TTCTGGCCCCTTCTTACTTCCCCTACaatccttttcccctttcacacacacagagcagcatcaCAACCAATTTATGTTGTGTTCCCCCTCTAGAAATGTGTCCTGGTAAATAAAAGTAGTTACAAAATTGTCTCCCATCTAAATTAAGAGTTCACTGGACAAAAATGCGTaattgtgtttcatttcataATTACTCCTCCAATAACAAATCTTAAAACTTAGACCACATGATTAATTGCATCTACATTCCATAAGAAAAGTGAATCAACCACTTCCTTTAAGTTGCCTCTTTCTAGCTGATAAATTACTCAGACTGACTCAGTATCATAGTTAATGATACTATTCCACTGCACTGTTTCTCCAAGTATCTAGTGGGCACTCAACACTTGTTGTAGTTAAATGTAcaactttgcttttcttacaaGTAAAATATCTGTAGGTACATTAACATTCGTAATGATTTAAGCGTAAATACAAAAAGTAATCTTTGTAAACAGTTCTCATATCATACCAAATACCCAATACAGAATGTTCAATGAAGCATTCAAGTCACTGCTGTTATGACAAACCAAATTAATTATAACTCAAATATATACTCGTTAGCCAAATATATTCTACGAAATATGAGAGCTGCCAACGCAAGAGTCAGAAGGACAATCAGAACGGTTGATCCAGTGTGGTTCATGTTGACTCTTGGTTGCTGTACCCGATTAAAGTCAGTTGAAGACGGAGGCCGTCTCTGACTCTGCTGCTGGGCACGGCGCTGCCGAGGACTCATAGACGTGTTAGTGGACACTGGAGGAGTATGCTCTTGACTGGCTGCTGCACTGCTGTTCTGGGTTTCAGACTAAAAAGGAAACATGGAGAGTTGTGAGGCAAGACACTGTGCAAGATCAGCAAGGAACAAAATCGTTAGATCTAAAACACACTATTCAGATAACTGTTAATACTTGCAAGCTTGATAACACATGTCGCTAGTAATTACAAGATTGTTATAGACATCATTTTGTCCAAACACTGTCTTGAAAAGTCTATTTCAAGCTGCAAATTAGCAGTTTTAAGgactttattctttttaaggaagaaagtcTGTCAAACAGTACCTGAATTCTAGATTGTTTCCAAATCATGGGATTTCAAATATCTTTGTCTACAATTTGCTTAACTCTCTGCACTTCAATAAAACTTTAATAACCCTCCAGATAGTTCAGTCTCTGAGGTTTTATACCGTCACCTAATACTGAAAGGGAAACAACTTGAAAGAAGTCCAGAGAACTATAACTAAGCAATGCTCCACTGCTTACTGTGGACAGCCGAGTCCAaaactctgctctcatcacCATCAACACcgctggaaaaaacaaaacaaaaatcctgaAGACAAAACACCTGCGTGATTCCAGCATGAAGTACTGAGCACTGTACTTGTGAACGCACATACCTATTGCCCTCTACTGGTAAAACATTGGTCTGCCATTATATGTAGtgaacaaaataaacattagCAACTGATGTTCAGCTCAGGAGAGtattatttgaagaaaacaattttgcaGTTTGCAAGGTTGAAACTGTGGGCTCCACTATTCCACTGCCCTAATCCTCCTTGCAATACTAAAAGGCTCATACTTCTGACATTTTAGTATTAGAAATAGTGACATAGCATAGttgtaggaaagaaaacattttgccaaagtttcagttttaaagtgtttaaaaaatagtatCTCTAACACAAAGTTATTAATCTGAAGTAATCCTTTGACTTCTCAGAATAGTCTGCAGGTATTCCCTGCATCTATTCTCCAGAGTTagctttcttccccctcccttctaAAAGGTTATCATTATAGCAGGTAAAACTAGAATTCTGGACATTCCATATTTACTTCCAAGCAAAAGCCTTTTAACAAACACAATATCCACAACCCTAAGCTCTGCATTGGCCAGCTGCTATATCCACAAAAGATATCCTTTGCACATGGCCAGAGAGTGATGTCCTTAACTGTGTACCAGACTTGTTGATCCACAAGCCACGGTGCTATTGTGACTCTTTGGCCACATACTCTGCATGTAGGAGAAGAAATTCAAATATTTACCTAGTCAGTATTTGACTAGCCCAGGGAAGAGAtgttcctttcctccctcctcatAATTAGTATTACCAGTGTTTATCATCAGCATAGAAGCACTGATGTAATTACACATTTGACAACTTGCCTGTTTACACAGGTTTCTTGCCTAAGCAAACAAGCAGCTTGGGTAGTTTCAaagaaaattgttattttatCAGTAGAGACAGCCAAGAACAACACCATAAGCAGCTTGCTGTGATTTCCATTACACTGCAGGAGAAAGTCATCCTGCTTCGTAGAGAACCCACTAGGAAGCTTCTCATGCCAAGGGAAATAAAGACTCAGAGAAATAGAGCATTTGACAAATGAAGTTCCTAGATTCATCTACACTGCCATCTTTCagaagaggagagggagaaaagttCATTCAGGAAGCAAACCCAGCAAAATTCAGCAGGCAAAGTGTTGTTAAAGCAGctttagaaaaaggaataaaaaaaaaaaggagtctAGAAATATTCCTGACCCTTTACACTTACTAACAAAATAAACTAGCTCTGGCTATCACACACCTGGGTTTCTTCCCAAAATCTTAcatctaaaaataaaccagaaaggTCCTGTTCTGAACGAGGCACAGCGCCATACACTGATACGAATGGAACTGTGATTCAAGACAAGCCTCACTGATGATTGTAAggcttgaaattattttttggaGGCAATTATATATACGCACCAGGACTGCAGAAGACTGACAGCCTCATGCAAAACTGCCTTGGGATTCCCAACATAATCAATGACAAAGTATTAGCAGACATGCAGAAGCAAGATACATAAGGAAGGCACAATTATTACCTGGTATAAATTTGGGACCAGATGCTAATGTACCTTAAATATTCAAAATCACAAAActgttgaggttggaagggaccaccaCAGGAAGTCCAACcacatctagtccaacctccctggcTCAAGCAAGCTCACCTAAAGCACATTACttgtgtccagatggcttttgaatatctctagggaaggagattccacaacctctctgggcaacctattccaatactcagtcaccctcacagtaaagaagttcttccccaAGTTCAGGTGGAACTTTGTGTTTTAGTCTATGTGCTAATGCTATGCTCTTGTCCTAACACCTGGCACCACTGACAAGAGTCTGGCCCCATCCCCATAATAtaaagattttttgtttgaagaCTTAATTGCTAAGAATTCCAAAACATTAAGAATCCCCCAAAATGGCAGATGAGTTGTATTACGTgttaaaggggggaaaaaaaaaagaaaaaagaaaaatcaatcttCTTGTCTTCACTTGGGCAAGTTTTCAAATTCTCCTTAAGCAAAAACATTGAGATTTGAGATTTTTAAGACTAACAAAACCTCACATGACAATTTCCACCCAATTTTAAGTCGTTTTCTGTCAAACTATACTGGAAATGTTGGTGATGAAGGCTTAACAGACTAAAAATGTTCAATAAGAGCTATGCGGTAGCCATCTTTAGCATCTGATCTTTACAGTCACTGAATATGCACTGAATGTGCAACAGTATTTTCGAAGCTTCTGAAATTGCTAAGACAGGTAGAAAACTTTGCTTCAGGGAAACTGCAGTTTGATGAGTAAGGCTAGTTCAACAAAATGAACATACATTAGATTTAACAAAAAGTTCTATTCTGTAACGAAACACAAGCAACAAATTTATGTTCAGCCTACTGAAGAATGGTAGCATTCACTGCATCATTTATGTGTGCaggctgttattttaaaaaattttatCAGAATGTTGGTAGAATTAAATAATCACCTTAGAATGGATgttttacaaatataaaaacTCTGTGAACTCAGAACTATATAAATCCTCTGGGTTACTGAAGCCTCTCTCAGTTATACTCATGATCTCAGAGATACCAAAGTAAGACAGAAGGACCGGTTAAATACTTATTTGTCCCTGTAACTCCCAACTGAagaacagctgaagtttggCACAGCATGGCTTAACAGCTAACAAGAAAattgtctgtttttttaatgaatcaaAGTTGGGCCAAGTACTCCTGATTGTCATTTAAAATTGTTGCTGCAGTATTAGGGAACTTAAGACACGGCTTAATAGTGATACAAGGAAGTAACTTTTTCACAATATATCATTCAGAACACATGATGAAAAATAAGGGCTTCTATAAATCTTGTGTATCAGAACATAGCCtcattttcttacagaaagGTCCCTCATCAGTTCAAGATTAGTTGACTTCAGTTACACTGTTTATTTCATCACTCCTCATTATTACACTTCAGCCAGCCAGTATATTAGTGCAGGACACTGCTACAGTATATTGCTTAATAACAAGTGTTTTGAGGTTTACTGTATTTCTAGGTTATCAGAAAAGAAGTCTAACCACAGTTTTTAACTCATAACTTTATAATTCTTACCAACTACTAGCTTTATTCATCGACTATAAGCACCAAGGTGGAACATCATTCCACACCAATACACTAAATGTAGCTTGTGAGAAGGGGGTAGAATTCAACGTTGGATCTACCTCTGCCCTTTTTGTTCTCAAAGGGAATAAATTCCAAGTTCACAAGAGCAAATTTTCTGCAgtagcttttaattaaaacacacaTTTGTAGAATAAGTGGTAAACACTTTACCCAAGAAACGGAACAAATAGTTTTGATGCTGCCCTCATTCAACACTTAAAACTTAGTAAGGTAGAATTAGGTCTTTACACAAGAACTAATCCAACAAACTGATTTTACACATGCAAGAAGCTAAGCTGAGTAGAAAGAATCTGAGGTTTACATAGATGCTCTTCTTTCATGCCTCTGGCTCCCTACTTTGAAAAGAGTTCTATTTACTTTCACATGAATAAGAACACAGATAGATAGCTCAAATTCTTTAAAGCTGTCTTTCCTGTCACACAATTCTTTATTCCACAGTGTAGCTTTAAGTTTTCACTTCCTAATGGCTCCAGAAAATACCTAACGCTCAAAATGTGGCAGCTCAGAAACACAGATATTGCTTCAAACTCCAATTAACAATTATGAGCGTTAACAGTCTGACCCCTTAAAATGTGAATCCACTTTTCACCATTTACAGATCATCACATTTAAATCTTTACATAAATTTCCATGTTTAAATATCTCATTTCACTTGGGACTGTTCTACTGAAAATGAAGTTAATCTTTAATTATTAAATCTGCATAAATGattaaaagacatttcttagaaattgaattaaaaaaaattaaaaatcagccTCTTTCCTCAAGCAGATGCCAGCAATGCCTTGGTATTTTGGTTAGTTCTACTATATTAGCCAGGATTTGtaataagaataaaacaaaatggtTTATTAAATCCTgaacaatctggaaaaatcctCATTGTAGGAAAAAAGTACACTATTAGCATGTTTATATTTCTACATAGCTAGAAAATATGCTGCAAACATGCAACAGATGGTCTGACGTTATTTGACgtggtttaggttttttaaCCGATCTGCAGCCCCATCCTCTCTAAAAAAGCCAGCTTAGCTGGGATTTGCCTGCAATTTAGCAGTGAATTTAGATTGCAGTTGCCACGGTCATAACAGCAGCTGCCTTGGCCCACTACCAGACCTTGGTCACTTCCAAAACCTTATGTAAGCCGTACACCTAGCAGTATTAAACCATAAGTGTTATACTTCAAACAGTAAGAATATTTTAGATTCACTTAAGAGGTTATAAAAACCAGGAAGATATTCTTAATTAATATCTAAGTGCTACAAATTatcactgaaacatttttttttgcctctggcTAGGAATTCTAGTCCAAAATCTTGTATTATGCAGATGGTAAATTGTAGTACTTCAGACAccataatattttaatgaactaTTAACCCACACATTAAAGGAACTAGTGGGAACAAGAACTGCTAAAAGagcattattttttgttttaagagaaGGAAGTAAGGAGATCACTATTTCTAGAAGTGATTCAGCATGCTATTTGCTAAAGTTTACACACATAAAAGTACGCAGAAATTctaagaaagaagtaaaaagtaCATACTCTTAATGAAGCCTCCAAACAGCTTAACAGTACCGACTGCATGCTCAAACTATGGCTGAACTTGCAGTGATAAAGCTCAAAGACAGACCATACCGTTGCACTTGTTGGATCCTGGAATGCTCTAGCTGCACCACCCTGCTGGGGCTCACATGCAGCGGCAGAGTGGTTCAATCCTGACGTGTTTGAGGGTCCAGCATCAGACTTCCTGGATGAATTGACTTCTGCCTACAAGGAGTACATATGTAGGCTTCAGAAACAAGACCAAAATTGCTCCAAAAAAGTTTATCTCATTTAGGaatgtgtattttaatgtaCACAGAATATAAGACTTTCTGAAATGTAATAATCAAGTACATCAACTGCATTTCAATTACATATCAACAGGTTTAAGAAATTCtctttagaaataaatttatGCTTGTGCATCTGTAGTCTTAAGtaacaattttgttttcatgtaacAGGCATAACAttgaaaaaatacacagatgtatagaataaaaaagaaaactctgtAGAAGATCCAGGACATTATGCCAGAAGTAACACCATTTTTTAAACCTTCTGTTTCTCATGTCCTTAAATGAACGCTGACTAACTACTGTTACAAATGAACAAACATATAGCCTGTTTCTCAGCAGGGGTAACTAGTCCCTGGTAAATGCTAACTTAATGTGGCTATTCTGGTTCCAGTACTGCAGTTGCCTCACAGCCAGAGTGGGCATACATGCAGGGCACTACACTATGTCAGGCACATATGCCTTAATTTCCAGTATTTAAatttcagcaaaagcagagcaaaagacaaaaaaaaacaaaacaacaacccaacaCAAACCCAAGTCTCATAATAGTGCTTTTGTACACATTTGTAAAATGTCTAATGAGCATCAATTCCCAGAATTTACATTTTATGCTTTTGGAAATTTGAGACAATCAGCAGTGACACGTAGAGGATCATGAAGAAACCTCTTGTTAAAACAATCTACGTGCCTGCAATAATCTCTTGGGAACAGAAAAGGACACGGTATCATAGTCCTCCACTGAAACGCTTTTAAATTTATACATAAAAATTGATCTggtcatgattttttttatcagcaAAGAAGTCACTTTCCGAGTCATGTATCTGGATCTCAATTTTTTATAAAGTTAACAATTCCAAATCTAACACTTGTCTTCAAATGCAGATATAAGTAGGGGTAGTAGTAGTAAGAAATACAAACAATGTATTAGAGACCAACCAGTTATGGTGATAACAAGCTGATAAGAtcacaaaataataatattctTTCATGATGCTATTTTGTGTGAAATTAATACATGCCAAGAAGAAGGGAATTTATCTCAGGAGAAGCCAAAAAATATGTCACTGAAACAACCTGAAGATTAAGTGTTAAAAACACAATCTGATGATACTGCTATTCTTTTGCACTTGAATATTCTAACATTGGATAAGACAAGTTATGACTCAAATATGGACCAGCAATGAAACATCACAGGATTATGAACAATTTAAGTTGGAATGGATCTCTAGATGTCACCTGGTACAGCTACTTCCTCAAAATAGAGTcatgttcagccatctccaaaGCTGGAGATTCCACATCTTCTGATAGGCATCTGAAAAGCCACAGTGTGAATTTTCCTTTCCAATATCCAGTTATATGCTCCCTTCCTGGAACCTCTGACCACTGCTTTTCatacttctgctttttccaaGAGTTCAAGCTTTATAAAGcatacacattaaaaaatgttgatttgatttactttcatttttgaAAGTACCAAGTCTAGTGTGCCAGACAGAATTTGGACTAAAATTCGAGAAAATAGAGCACTTGGAAGTTCctaaaatggaaatatatttttttgtcaCCCAGTCTCTATTTTCTTCAGCCTTTACCTGTGCTTCCAGAAAACTGAGCACTGTTATCaacggggaaaaaaaaaaaaaaaaaaaaacaacaaaaaaacccaatatatttaaatgtaataatGAAGGTAAGTGGAGAATTAATTTCATGGCAAGATATGTCTTGTGATGATAATATGTAGGTAAACCATGTTGGTTTACAGTAATGCATATGCTATTAGTCATctactttccttttttgcttttaagtagAGTAGAGCTCTCAAAGTGCAGAAAACAGTTTACAAGTCAATGCAGAGCTGAttttaaagaagtaattttctACTCAAACAGGAACAAAGGCAAAGGCtcacagaagcaggaaaactaTAATGAGGAAGtgtgctttgttattttttcctcctgaattTCATATTCCTTTCTCAATAATATAcatggatatttttttaaaagtttccaTTTTGCTTAAACATGAAATGATTTTTCACAATCCCAGGATCATCTAGGAAAAGTTAGGAAATCTCTTTTTCATTAGCAGTGATTGCTAGTATGTTTGCTAGTAGAGTGCTCTCAAATTATACACTCAATCAGCTATCTGACGTTAAATCTTACCCCATAAATTGACATGGAATATATCCAAATGATTCCTACCTTTTATACTCCCTGCTAGTAATTCATATGATTAGTTTACTACAAACACATAAACTGAATGCCTTAGCCTAacatcaaacaaacaaataataaagtcaagcaaagcagagaagcaggaagCTTAAGAGAACTCAATccctaaaaattaatttgagaaaggaaggggaggTGTAACCAGAAGACAAAACCATTTCACCTTgtaaaaaccccacaatgaATTGTAAAAGACTGTAGAAACCCAAgccttttgttcatttttcctttgcttagTGCTTGTAATTAGGATGTAGAATTAAACATGTGGATACATGGAACACACCAATATTCTTTAGAGATTAATGTCTCTAAGCCTgtcattttaaaactgaaaaaggtATGAAATGTAACAgtttttcctaaaaaaagagaaatatatacTCTGATATTTCAAGAATTTCTGTGAATATTAGCagttcttaattaaaaatacagtttttaacCCTTGTGAAAAAAGCCAAGAGCAGGCAGTCCATTGCTTTTCCAAGTAGCTTAACTTCAAAACTGTTTCCTCATCTTTCCAAAGATTTTTGAGACTTTTTTCATAAGCATTATTATACACAGACCCAACCACGTCAACATGTCTAGATGTGAGATTGCACAGAAATATGCAGGTCCTGCTCAGTAAGAGGAAATCTTCACTCTCGTggcacacaagaaaaaaaaaatgtagtctTTAGGACATCGTAAGGAGAACATTGGTGATAAAAAGGGACATATTAGCTCGCCTGCACTTAGTATCTATCCAGCACCAGTGCCACATTGTGATACTGTATTCCACTGTAGTTTCCTGCCCTCATGCACAGCAATCTTCCTTAGTGGCTGATTTAAGAGTTTAGTGGAAAACCCAGTGAAGACAACCCTGTGCATGCAAAGACATGCAATTTTCTAAGGCGCGTATATGACTGAACAAACCTTACTTTCAGTGAAACACAAGCTACAGAACACATTTTTGGGTAACAGCAACTTCCATACCAGAGTTCAACTTTCAGTATCTTCAGCTGCAGAGTAGTTCAAAAGAATTTGCAATCATTTTTCAGTAGGAATATGTTTTATTCCTTCCATAagccaaaagaagaaaaaaaaatcacaaagggaaaaaaaaaattaggttaGCTTTGCCCAAAGTTTCCTAATACTTTTATGATAACACTAGTTCTGGAGAATTTAATTAAGTTCTCAGGGACTAAAACCAAGGAAGTAAAAGTGACATAGTTAAGCAGTTCTTACCATAGTGCTCACCACTGAAATTAGAACTAATCAATCAGTGCTTGAGATGCACAATTTATTAACTGGTACATTGCAAAAGATCCActtctatttttccctttcagactGTCCTAAAAAACCAGATTTCCACAGAGTGACTGATGAAGGTTTATGAAATGATGAATGTTTCTGCAATTTATaaagcttttcctcttttttttttctttttttttttttaattctacaCAACAAAGCTGAAAGTTAAAAATGGTGACTTCACCTTGAAGCTAATTTGTCTGGCAAGTTCTTTAGCCTCCTTGTCCGCCTGGCTTGACACTCTTCCAGATGTTAGTGGTAAGAGGGCTGTCTTCATAGATGTGCCACACATTTCACAACAGAAGTCTTGTGACCTGGCCACAAATGACATAACTCAGAATAGAGTGTTCTCATAATGTTCTTGGGTGCTTGTCTGAACAAACTATTTGCAAAACAACCCACAGAAAGACAACTGGTGTCAAGAGTAACAGCTTAAAAGCACTTCCCTTAACCCCAAATCAcattattttggaaaaatacaTTGAGAACTTTATCTATACATATCCTTTCACatcatttagaaaaatatttccaagttACTTACATATTGtcattatttattctttattaataatttgctaacttttttaaactttacatttacagtaaattaaaaatgtcagtTATCAAGGTCTAACTATTATCAGAAATATTAAATTTGACCCAGGAGCTTGCAATTCAAATCCAGGAATTTTAGCTTCTACAAGAGCATTACCCATCCTCTCTAGCACACATAATTTGTCTATAGGTCACACCACAGGCAGCTCTCTAAGCCAGTAAGAAACCACATAGCCTTGATAATATAGTATCAAAACCAACCCACTGAACTCTGCACCTAAGCAGGATTTATTAGCTCTGACTCAGTGCAACACTAATTCAGAAGCTGCAGATTCTGAGTGGCCCAGAGCACGGGCAGAATAAACTCACATATGCCTGCAAAATAAGGTATTGGTTGCAACTTGGAATACAGTAACTTCACTTATAAGATTAGGATATGGTTTTTCATATACCTTCTCCTCCCCAGGcggaaaaaggagaaagattaAATGCCCCACAGGTCTAAGATTTAATTTAAGgataatcacagaatagttaaggagtgacctctggagatcattcAGTCCAGTTTCCTTGCTCGAAGTGGGGTCAAGCAAAACACATTGCTCAGGTCTGTTTCcagttgtatttttaataccCCCAAGGACAGAGACTCCACCAcgtctctgggcaacctgcacTTTGACCATCTGGGCTAGTGCTTTgaccatcctcacagtaagaaaaatgtgctttcttgCATTGACTGAATTTTGTGATTTCAGTTTGTGAccactgcctcttgtcctgccactaGATGCCACTCAGAAAAGCCTGGCTATGCCTTCTTTACACGTTCCTTTCAGGTATTTGTACAGATGGATGAGATCCTCTTCAGGCTGAACGC
This window of the Melopsittacus undulatus isolate bMelUnd1 chromosome 3, bMelUnd1.mat.Z, whole genome shotgun sequence genome carries:
- the UBE2J1 gene encoding ubiquitin-conjugating enzyme E2 J1, with the translated sequence MEARYNLKSPAVKRLMKEAAELKDPTDHYHAQPLEDNLFEWHFTVRGPPDSDFDGGIYHGRIVLPPEYPMKPPSIILLTANGRFEVGKKICLSISGHHPETWQPSWSIRTALLAIIGFMPTKGEGAIGSLDYTPEERRALAKKSQDFCCEMCGTSMKTALLPLTSGRVSSQADKEAKELARQISFKAEVNSSRKSDAGPSNTSGLNHSAAACEPQQGGAARAFQDPTSATSETQNSSAAASQEHTPPVSTNTSMSPRQRRAQQQSQRRPPSSTDFNRVQQPRVNMNHTGSTVLIVLLTLALAALIFRRIYLANEYIFEL